Proteins co-encoded in one Solea senegalensis isolate Sse05_10M linkage group LG8, IFAPA_SoseM_1, whole genome shotgun sequence genomic window:
- the p2ry2.1 gene encoding P2Y purinoceptor 2: MTAFDNSTVEMNYSAFYCRFNEEFKYILLPVSYALVFVIGLALNATALYVIVFCTKQWKPSTIYMFNLTMCDTLYVFTLPFLVYYYADENDWPFTEPVCKIIRFLFYANLYGSILFLSCISLHRFIGICYPVHSLYWVSARRARLVSVGVWAVVLLCQAPVLYFSRTSNKHGDSSRTCYDTTSPELFDDFLVYSSVVSVLMFALPFMVVMVCYGLMMRKLLEPSWESEGGDEGERGGLAAQRSKQKSVKMIIIVLAMFMLCFLPFHLTRSLYYSFRYLRQVNPAQISCSLLEASSIAYKVTRPLASANSCVDPILYFLAGQDARSNLIKTIRSSSSKLAKKSQRLTTSI, encoded by the exons ATGACCGCCTTTGACAACAGCACTGTTGAAATGAATTACAGTGCCTTCTATTGTCGTTTCAATGAGGAGTTTAAATACATTCTCCTTCCTGTCAGCTACGCCTTGGTCTTTGTGATCGGCCTGGCGTTGAACGCCACAGCGCTGTATGTGATTGTGTTCTGCACAAAGCAATGGAAGCCGTCCACGATCTACATGTTCAACCTGACAATGTGTGACACACTCTACGTCTTCACACTGCCCTTCCTTGTCTATTACTATGCCGATGAGAACGACTGGCCCTTCACGGAACCAGTCTGCAAGATTATACGTTTCCTGTTTTATGCCAACTTATATG GGTCCATACTGTTCCTGTCCTGTATCAGTCTGCATCGCTTCATTGGCATCTGCTATCCAGTTCACTCCCTGTACTGGGTCAGTGCTCGCCGGGCTCGGCTGGTGTCTGTGGGCGTGTGGGCCGTTGTTTTACTCTGCCAGGCTCCTGTTCTCTACTTCTCAAGGACTAG TAACAAACACGGCGACTCTTCGCGGACCTGCTATGACACCACCAGCCCAGAACTCTTTGACGACTTCCTGGTGTACAGCTCAGTCGTGTCCGTGCTCATGTTTGCCCTGCCATtcatggtggtgatggtgtgcTATGGCCTCATGATGCGGAAGCTTCTCGAGCCAAGCTGGGAGTCTGAAGGGGGAGAtgagggggagaggggaggcCTGGCAGCTCAACGATCCAAGCAGAAGTCAGTGAAGATGATCATCATCGTGTTGGCCATGTTCATGCTCTGCTTCCTCCCCTTCCACCTCACCAGGAGTCTTTACTACTCTTTCAGATACCTGAGGCAGGTCAATCCGGCACAG ATTAGCTGTAGTCTGCTGGAGGCCTCCAGTATTGCCTACAAGGTTACCCGGCCTTTGGCCAGTGCCAACAGCTGTGTGGATCCCATCCTTTACTTCCTGGCTGGGCAGGACGCCCGCAGTAACCTCATAAAGACCATCAGGTCATCGTCATCAAAACTTGCAAAAAAGAGCCAACGCTTGACGACATCAATCTGA
- the relt gene encoding tumor necrosis factor receptor superfamily member 19L: MRNHLCCAALVLLMVFRCGGTAAVQCWWGQGCVCLQCPAGEEPSKACGLIRSPTEEVQCQLCQTGTFSDALDTKLCRPHASCKVLGRKVTTNGTATLDAICGDCLPGFQSTNSGDVSTQSPCVTTSHVRTVRTVGKGPSAGAGGPSNGTVVRSPEEKTAEYAVFALVPVFCVMGLLGILICNTLKKKGYNCITEKEGGDEETATPQKEGNSCPYDVNEDTIGVLVRLITEKKENAAALEELLLEYESKQMAMKKGSSIKLCPHQSHLHTISGLSGLAPRHGYRCSRCAQRKWPPVIIPPLDSLKDPLKPPQSLFLPCLDTSTKQEKSPLLEEVFIDTHHTQIVVPNTAQKAEVQEKKEGELTVLSVGRFQVAQIPEQKPVAMETKTSSQEQRNSLFGGKHFSSSSSGFKR; encoded by the exons ATGAGGAACCACCTTTGCTGTGCAGCACTTGTCCTTCTCATG gtgttcCGCTGTGGTGGGACTGCAGCAGTGCAGTGCTGGTGGgggcaggggtgtgtgtgtctgcaatgCCCCGCAGGCGAGGAGCCCTCTAAG GCTTGTGGGCTAATCCGAAGTCCAACAGAGGAAGTGCAGTGCCAATTGTGCCAGACTGGAACCTTCTCAGATGCATTAGACACTAAACTGTGCCGTCCACATGCCTCTTGCAAAGTCCTGGGCCGAAAGGTCACGACCAATGGCACAGCTACGTTAGATGCCATCTGTGGCGACTGTCTGCCAGG attTCAATCCACAAATTCAGGGGACGTTTCCACCCAAAGTCCCTGTGTGACGA CCTCTCATGTCAGAACAGTTCGTACAGTGGGTAAAGGTCCCTCCGCTGGTGCAGGTGGACCAAGCAATGGCACAGTGGTGCGCAGCCCCGAGGAGAAGACGGCAGAGTATGCCGTTTTTGCTTTGGTGCCCGTCTTCTGTGTAATGGGCCTGTTGGGGATCCTCATCTGCAACACCCTAAAAAAGAAGGGATACAACTGCATTACtgagaaggaaggaggggatGAAGAGACCGCAACACCACAGAAAGAAG GTAACAGTTGTCCCTACGACGTGAACGAAGACACCATCGGTGTCCTGGTTCGCCTCATCACTGAAAAGAAAG aaaatgCTGCTGCACTGGAGGAACTGCTACTGGAGTACGAGAGCAAACAGATGGCCATGAAGAAAGGCTCCTCAATCAA ACTCTGCCCCCATCAGTCCCACCTCCACACCATCTCTGGCCTCTCCGGTCTGGCCCCCAGACACGGCTACCGCTGCTCCCGGTGTGCTCAGAGAAAATGGCCCCCTGTTATTATACCTCCTCTGGATTCCCTCAAAGATCCGCTCAAGCCCCCGCAGTCCCTCTTCCTGCCCTGCTTGGACACATCCACCAAACAGGAGAAGAGCCCCCTGCTGGAGGAAGTGTTTATTGACACCCACCACACTCAAATTGTTGTGCCAAATACTGCACAGAAGGCCGAAGTGcaagagaagaaggagggagaACTGACAGTGTTGTCTGTGGGGAG ATTTCAGGTTGCTCAGATTCCGGAGCAGAAGCCTGTAGCCATGGAAACCAAGACATCATCCCAAGAGCAGAGGAACTCCCTGTTTGGCGGGAAACatttctcctcttcatcatctggCTTCAAGAG atga